In one Shewanella loihica PV-4 genomic region, the following are encoded:
- a CDS encoding EAL domain-containing protein, with the protein MNQDTLFSLSQNAALLLIMVFIYDAVPRHHRSEYFLLWRLIMGAVIGGVTVLTMMTSWEYQPGVFIDTRSVVLAISGLFFGGLPTFVAASVACAYRLFQGGDGMLVGVTVILVSALFGSLWRYYRKTTIADLSFIELYLFGFLLHFSTLSLLFILPFSMFVDLLVQIALPVMLIFPIVTALLGMMLARRLEVERDAKIQLQDDFIFRSQFNVGNMGIAITSVDQHWIKVNPRLCKMLKYSETELLNRTWTELTYFEDLKADMTQFQRMLKGEIDAYEMDKRFVAKDGEIVYTHLTVACRRNHNMVDMVIAGLIDITEHKRADMAMRTSQERLALVLESSDLGMWDWDIKSNETKRNPWCAKVLGCDLERLNRDSRIWIDAIHPQDRMAVLNSIDRHLKGETQKHYIEYRLISLSGEEHWILDTGKVVSRDRNGLPTRMCGVHSDITEQKKVQESLELAASVYNNSSEAMSVQDHKGHIITINAAFTAITGYSQEEALTQNIRILQSSRTPRSQYDEMNSAIRDTGYWQGELWIKNKSGEEYMVWLTINTIFDQHGQVYRRVALFSDITEKKEAEHIIWKQANYDPLTGLPNRRMLLEYLNTEILRIDRNHSHFALMFLDLDFFKEVNDTLGHDMGDLLLQETAKRLKGCIRESDVVARLGGDEFTVVLSGIDSPSGVERVAQSILERIAEPYSLGDETAYISASIGITIYPDDATSIEGLLKHADQAMYAAKEQGRNRFHYFTPSMQEYARYRMALIKDLRNAINRKEFELFYQPIVDMNKLGVYKAEALIRWVHPQRGLVSPGEFIPVAEETGLINEIGNWVFEKAAQQSARWRTQHGVEIQISINKSPIQFRDEGDTFSDWLALLRHLELSSNAICVEITEGLLLDASMGVTDKLLAYRDAGIQVSLDDFGTGYSSLAYLKKFDIDYLKIDQSFTRNLESDSDGVALCEAIIVMAHKLGIKVIAEGVETQFQHDILASAGCDFAQGYLYSKPVSLPEFERLYVNPEAR; encoded by the coding sequence ATGAATCAAGATACATTATTTTCGCTCTCTCAAAATGCCGCGCTCTTGTTGATCATGGTATTTATCTACGACGCGGTGCCACGGCACCATCGTAGCGAGTATTTTCTGTTGTGGCGCCTCATCATGGGGGCTGTGATAGGCGGCGTGACAGTACTGACCATGATGACTTCCTGGGAATATCAGCCCGGGGTCTTTATCGATACCCGCTCTGTAGTGTTGGCCATCAGTGGGCTCTTCTTCGGCGGCCTGCCCACCTTCGTCGCCGCTTCTGTTGCCTGTGCCTATCGCCTGTTCCAGGGGGGCGATGGCATGCTGGTCGGGGTGACAGTGATTCTGGTCTCCGCCCTGTTTGGTAGCCTGTGGCGCTACTATCGCAAGACCACCATCGCCGATCTCAGCTTTATCGAGTTGTATCTGTTTGGTTTCCTGCTGCATTTCTCGACCCTGTCGCTGCTGTTTATTCTGCCCTTTTCCATGTTTGTCGATCTCCTGGTGCAGATCGCCCTGCCTGTGATGTTGATTTTTCCCATAGTGACGGCCCTGCTGGGCATGATGCTGGCCAGGCGGCTTGAGGTGGAGCGGGACGCTAAGATCCAGCTTCAGGATGACTTTATTTTTCGCTCGCAATTTAACGTCGGCAACATGGGGATAGCCATCACCTCGGTCGATCAGCATTGGATCAAGGTCAATCCTCGTCTGTGTAAGATGCTCAAATATTCCGAGACAGAGCTGCTCAACCGCACCTGGACCGAGCTGACCTATTTCGAAGATCTTAAGGCGGATATGACCCAGTTCCAGCGCATGTTAAAGGGGGAGATAGATGCTTACGAGATGGATAAGCGCTTCGTCGCCAAGGATGGGGAGATTGTCTATACCCACCTGACGGTGGCCTGTCGCCGCAACCATAACATGGTGGATATGGTGATCGCCGGCCTTATCGACATTACTGAGCATAAGCGGGCTGATATGGCGATGCGCACCAGTCAGGAGCGATTGGCCTTGGTGCTGGAGAGCAGCGATCTTGGCATGTGGGACTGGGATATCAAGAGTAACGAGACCAAGCGTAATCCCTGGTGTGCCAAGGTGCTGGGCTGCGACCTCGAAAGACTTAATCGCGACAGCCGCATCTGGATCGATGCCATTCATCCCCAGGACAGGATGGCGGTGCTTAACTCCATCGATCGCCATCTCAAGGGGGAGACCCAGAAACATTACATCGAATACCGGCTGATTAGCCTCAGCGGCGAAGAGCATTGGATCTTGGATACCGGCAAGGTGGTGAGCCGCGACCGTAATGGCCTGCCGACCCGCATGTGCGGTGTGCACTCGGACATTACCGAGCAGAAGAAGGTGCAGGAGTCGCTGGAGCTGGCGGCCTCTGTGTATAACAACTCCAGCGAAGCCATGAGCGTACAGGATCACAAGGGGCATATCATCACCATCAACGCCGCCTTCACCGCGATTACGGGGTACAGCCAGGAGGAGGCGCTGACGCAAAACATCCGTATATTGCAGAGTTCCCGCACCCCGAGAAGCCAATACGATGAGATGAACAGCGCCATTCGCGATACCGGCTATTGGCAGGGGGAGCTGTGGATCAAGAACAAGAGCGGCGAGGAGTATATGGTCTGGTTGACCATCAATACCATCTTCGACCAGCACGGCCAGGTGTATCGCAGGGTGGCGCTCTTCTCCGACATTACCGAGAAGAAAGAGGCTGAGCATATCATCTGGAAACAGGCCAACTATGACCCCCTGACCGGCCTGCCTAATCGCCGCATGTTGCTGGAGTATCTCAATACCGAGATATTGCGTATCGACCGTAACCATAGCCACTTTGCCCTGATGTTCCTGGATCTGGACTTCTTCAAGGAGGTTAACGATACCCTGGGCCATGATATGGGAGATCTCTTGTTGCAGGAGACCGCCAAGCGGCTCAAGGGCTGCATCCGTGAGTCGGATGTGGTGGCGCGCCTGGGGGGCGATGAATTTACCGTAGTGCTCTCGGGGATCGACTCCCCCAGCGGTGTCGAGCGGGTGGCCCAGAGCATACTGGAGCGCATCGCCGAGCCCTACAGCCTGGGGGATGAGACCGCCTACATCAGCGCCAGTATCGGTATCACCATCTATCCTGACGATGCCACCAGTATCGAGGGGCTGCTGAAACATGCGGATCAGGCGATGTACGCCGCCAAGGAACAGGGGCGCAACCGTTTCCATTACTTTACCCCCTCGATGCAGGAGTACGCCCGCTATCGCATGGCGCTGATCAAAGATCTGCGTAACGCCATCAATCGCAAGGAGTTTGAGCTCTTCTACCAGCCTATTGTCGACATGAACAAACTGGGGGTCTACAAGGCGGAGGCGCTGATCCGCTGGGTGCATCCCCAACGGGGACTCGTCTCGCCGGGTGAGTTTATTCCAGTGGCGGAAGAGACAGGGCTTATCAACGAGATAGGTAACTGGGTATTTGAGAAGGCGGCTCAGCAGAGCGCTCGCTGGCGAACTCAACATGGCGTCGAGATCCAGATCAGCATCAACAAGTCGCCAATTCAGTTCAGGGACGAGGGGGACACCTTCAGCGACTGGCTGGCGCTGCTACGCCATCTGGAGCTCTCCAGCAACGCCATCTGCGTCGAGATCACCGAAGGTCTGCTGCTGGATGCCTCCATGGGGGTGACCGACAAGCTGCTGGCCTATCGCGATGCCGGTATTCAGGTGTCTCTGGATGACTTCGGCACCGGCTATTCGTCGCTGGCCTATCTGAAGAAGTTCGACATAGATTATCTCAAGATCGATCAGTCCTTTACTCGTAATCTTGAATCCGACAGTGACGGCGTGGCCCTGTGTGAGGCGATCATAGTGATGGCCCATAAGTTGGGGATCAAGGTGATCGCAGAAGGG
- a CDS encoding substrate-binding periplasmic protein, with translation MLHPSLSRQINHLISGLTLMLALFSLTATGQELNMASADSPSAPLKVKLAAEDNWAPFADPYGKGLSHRLVKQAFSRVNVDVDSLVVSYARGVVMTKQGIVDGVFNLHKERKTQEEFVFGQIPLFTTSASFYQNNAHPLQAEDKWHLPQGLLVGIIKGYEYGDELSQLKQLRLVEVDNHNQLINLLLLNRIDAAIMYDEVANQYLGQMGVGKVISRSVHNHTGDLYVAFSKQRPNAQLFADKLDLGLKALKQDGSYQSIMNSLQAIASK, from the coding sequence ATGTTGCACCCCAGCTTATCTCGGCAAATCAATCACCTCATCTCTGGCCTGACACTCATGCTGGCGCTTTTTAGCCTCACCGCCACCGGCCAGGAGCTGAATATGGCCTCGGCCGACAGCCCGTCGGCGCCGCTCAAGGTCAAGCTAGCCGCCGAAGATAACTGGGCGCCTTTTGCCGATCCCTATGGCAAGGGGCTCTCCCATCGTCTGGTCAAGCAGGCGTTTTCCCGGGTCAATGTCGATGTCGACAGTCTGGTGGTCTCCTACGCCCGTGGCGTGGTGATGACTAAGCAAGGCATAGTAGATGGTGTCTTTAATCTGCACAAAGAGCGCAAGACCCAGGAGGAGTTTGTCTTCGGCCAGATCCCCCTGTTCACCACCTCGGCCTCCTTCTATCAGAATAATGCCCATCCGCTGCAGGCAGAGGACAAATGGCACCTGCCCCAGGGGTTACTTGTCGGCATCATCAAGGGCTATGAATATGGCGATGAGCTGTCACAGCTTAAACAGCTCAGACTAGTCGAGGTGGACAATCACAATCAGCTGATCAACCTGTTGCTGCTCAACCGCATCGATGCCGCCATCATGTACGACGAGGTAGCCAATCAGTATCTTGGTCAGATGGGGGTCGGCAAGGTGATTAGCCGCAGCGTGCACAATCATACCGGCGACCTCTATGTGGCCTTCTCCAAGCAGCGTCCCAACGCCCAGCTATTTGCCGACAAGCTAGATCTCGGCCTCAAGGCCCTTAAGCAAGACGGCAGCTATCAGAGCATAATGAACAGCCTACAGGCGATCGCCAGCAAATAG
- a CDS encoding thioesterase family protein, with protein MKPDDKFSPTFHFPVQIYYEDTDFSGVVYHPNFLKYFERAREHVIGAERLAALWQQHGLGFAVYRSDMLCHEGVEFADVVDVRTRFYFESKYRTVWQQEIWRPKGTKPAVTAHIEMVCMNKARQLCPMTPPLIEELGRHFDQAISL; from the coding sequence ATGAAGCCAGACGATAAGTTCAGCCCTACCTTTCATTTTCCGGTGCAGATCTACTACGAAGATACCGACTTTTCCGGCGTGGTGTACCACCCTAACTTCTTGAAATATTTCGAGCGTGCCCGTGAGCATGTGATCGGCGCCGAGCGACTGGCAGCCCTCTGGCAGCAGCACGGCCTGGGTTTTGCCGTCTATCGCAGCGACATGCTCTGCCATGAAGGGGTTGAATTTGCCGACGTGGTGGATGTGCGTACCCGCTTCTATTTCGAGAGTAAGTATCGCACCGTATGGCAGCAGGAGATCTGGCGCCCCAAGGGCACCAAGCCGGCGGTGACCGCCCATATCGAGATGGTATGCATGAACAAGGCGAGACAGCTCTGCCCCATGACGCCGCCCCTCATCGAGGAGCTCGGCCGTCACTTCGACCAAGCCATCAGCCTGTAA
- a CDS encoding putative bifunctional diguanylate cyclase/phosphodiesterase — protein sequence MTATELIWLIVYLIAIGIAGIIYWYWHRRTELKFLKRLVTQLSQQHKVRQPLNIATIPYRFIPLYVQLQHLLKQLPPPKGRDKLTGLLNRVGLKAKLTCKMPLTHGMFVLIDIHRFRYVNDLFGFSLGDKLLQALAERLERRIGDKDMLARMNEDEFLIYFNTPMSEAELMVFQQGLAQPISIKGTVINLQLQLGYLELSLHHADVSQMLRRLDLALVRAKSASNYIAAYQEGDDRSQHRQLTIVSCFPKALEQNELYLVFQPKYNLATGNCTHAEALIRWDSSVLGPVSPGEFIPLLECAGMISLLSQWVIDQVLLQQVRWQESDIRLELAINLAIDDLSEKQLSERIITRLKQHGLSAQVLSIEITESQLMTDMVRTVAVLNRLKRAGVKVAIDDFGTGHSSLAYLKHLPVDEVKIDRAFLTGLESDPRAQHIVRSAVDLAKGLDFSVTVEGVEQMPVFKLLQQMGVDKVQGDIYAKPMRAPELEMHWRKLNRPLL from the coding sequence GTGACGGCAACTGAGCTGATTTGGTTAATAGTCTATCTGATAGCAATCGGCATCGCTGGTATCATCTACTGGTACTGGCATAGGCGCACTGAGCTTAAGTTTCTTAAGCGTCTGGTGACCCAGTTAAGTCAGCAACATAAGGTGCGCCAGCCCCTGAATATTGCCACCATTCCCTACCGTTTTATCCCCCTCTATGTGCAGCTGCAACACCTGCTGAAACAACTTCCGCCCCCAAAGGGTCGCGACAAGCTGACCGGGCTGCTCAATCGCGTCGGCCTCAAGGCTAAGTTGACCTGCAAGATGCCTCTCACCCATGGGATGTTTGTGCTTATCGATATTCACCGCTTTCGCTATGTGAATGATCTCTTTGGTTTCTCCCTGGGGGATAAGCTGCTGCAGGCCTTGGCGGAGCGCTTGGAGCGACGAATCGGCGATAAGGACATGCTGGCGCGGATGAATGAAGATGAGTTTCTGATCTACTTTAATACCCCCATGAGCGAGGCGGAGCTTATGGTGTTTCAGCAGGGACTGGCGCAGCCCATCAGCATCAAGGGAACCGTGATCAATTTGCAGTTGCAACTTGGCTATCTTGAGCTGTCATTGCACCACGCCGATGTTAGCCAGATGCTGCGCCGCCTGGATCTGGCATTGGTGCGGGCCAAGTCGGCCAGCAACTATATCGCCGCCTATCAGGAAGGGGACGATCGAAGTCAGCACAGGCAGTTGACCATAGTCAGCTGTTTCCCCAAGGCGCTGGAGCAAAACGAGCTCTATCTGGTGTTTCAGCCCAAATATAACCTTGCCACAGGCAACTGCACCCACGCCGAGGCCCTGATCCGCTGGGACAGCTCTGTGCTTGGGCCTGTCTCGCCGGGTGAGTTTATCCCGCTTTTAGAGTGCGCCGGGATGATCAGCCTGCTCAGCCAGTGGGTGATCGATCAGGTGTTGTTGCAGCAGGTGCGTTGGCAGGAGAGTGATATTCGCCTGGAGCTGGCGATCAACCTGGCGATTGACGATCTGAGCGAGAAGCAGCTGAGTGAGCGGATCATCACCCGCCTGAAGCAACATGGCCTCAGTGCTCAGGTGCTGTCTATCGAGATCACCGAGAGCCAGCTGATGACAGACATGGTGCGCACCGTGGCCGTGCTCAATCGCCTCAAGCGCGCCGGCGTCAAGGTGGCCATAGACGATTTTGGTACCGGTCACTCCTCGCTAGCCTATCTCAAACACCTGCCGGTGGACGAAGTTAAGATAGACAGAGCTTTCCTGACCGGGCTGGAGTCGGATCCTCGGGCGCAGCATATCGTTCGCAGCGCCGTCGACCTGGCCAAGGGACTAGACTTTTCGGTGACCGTCGAGGGTGTCGAGCAGATGCCGGTATTTAAGCTGCTTCAGCAGATGGGGGTCGATAAGGTGCAGGGGGATATTTACGCCAAACCGATGCGGGCGCCAGAGCTTGAGATGCACTGGCGCAAGTTAAATCGGCCGCTCCTCTAG
- a CDS encoding HDOD domain-containing protein, translating into MSSEHQLLVGLLKKLKADALVLPTLPEVAMRVQEVVSRPDSSPKQVAEIIGQDAAISARMIKVANSAMYSRGIKAENINAAVTRIGLTQIKAIATSVAMEQLFISTNEMVWEVMDEVWRASIEVTSAACALLLKYSKTHKGCGLNYDTLTLASLVHNIGALPVLTEAEANPHLFTSIEQLRALVRKMQGPLGRAVLKSWDFSPEVTEVVERWADLPYLPEQVTYLDFVRAAAFYTGELRAGHDLEERLDVFLQRGLPVSPEYLGSDEFLDNYHSIKLSYE; encoded by the coding sequence ATGTCTAGCGAGCATCAACTACTGGTTGGGTTATTGAAAAAGTTAAAGGCAGATGCTTTGGTCTTGCCGACTTTGCCCGAGGTAGCAATGCGCGTTCAGGAGGTGGTTTCCCGCCCCGACTCCAGCCCTAAGCAGGTGGCCGAAATTATCGGTCAGGATGCCGCCATCTCGGCCCGTATGATCAAGGTGGCCAACAGCGCCATGTATAGCCGCGGCATCAAGGCGGAAAACATCAATGCTGCGGTGACCCGCATCGGCCTGACGCAGATCAAGGCGATCGCCACCTCAGTGGCCATGGAGCAGCTGTTCATCTCCACCAACGAGATGGTGTGGGAGGTGATGGACGAGGTGTGGCGTGCCTCTATCGAGGTGACCTCGGCGGCCTGCGCCCTGCTACTCAAGTATTCCAAGACCCACAAGGGCTGTGGACTCAACTACGACACCCTGACCCTGGCGAGCCTGGTGCACAATATCGGCGCCTTGCCGGTACTGACCGAGGCCGAGGCCAATCCTCATCTGTTTACCAGCATAGAGCAACTCAGGGCGCTGGTGAGGAAGATGCAGGGGCCGCTAGGTCGCGCCGTGCTGAAGAGTTGGGACTTCTCGCCCGAGGTAACAGAGGTGGTCGAGCGCTGGGCGGATCTGCCCTATCTGCCAGAGCAGGTGACCTATCTGGATTTCGTGCGCGCGGCCGCCTTCTATACCGGCGAACTGCGCGCCGGTCACGATCTGGAGGAGCGTTTGGACGTGTTCCTTCAACGCGGATTGCCCGTGAGCCCGGAATATCTGGGATCGGATGAATTTCTCGATAACTACCATTCGATTAAATTAAGTTATGAATAG
- the trhP gene encoding prephenate-dependent tRNA uridine(34) hydroxylase TrhP, whose amino-acid sequence MFKPELLSPAGTLKNMRYAFAYGADAVYAGQPRYSLRVRNNDFKMENLATGIQEAHSLGKKLYVVSNIAPHNTKLKTYIKDMEPVVAMQPDALIMSDPGLIMMVREAFPDQTVHLSVQANAINWASVKFWQQQGIKRVILSRELSLDEIEEIRQRCPDIELEVFVHGALCMAYSGRCLLSGYINKRDPNQGTCTNACRWKYDAHEAVQTETGDIVAVNPEVQMHNPTLGEGAPSSEVVLLQEAGRPGEYMPAFEDEHGTYIMNSKDLRAIQHVERLTKMGVDSLKIEGRTKSFYYVARTAQLYRQAIEDAAAGREFNPALMYQLEGLAHRGYTEGFLRRHVHDEYQNYDYGYSISDTQQFVGEFTGKRNAKGMAEIDVKNKFSVGDSVELMTPQGNINLTIEHLENRKGESVEAGLGSGHFVYLPVPAEVEVERAILMRNLTGEQSTRQPHP is encoded by the coding sequence ATGTTTAAACCTGAGCTGCTGTCTCCTGCCGGGACCCTAAAAAATATGCGTTATGCCTTCGCATATGGCGCCGATGCGGTTTACGCTGGCCAACCGAGATATAGCCTGCGTGTCAGAAACAACGATTTCAAGATGGAAAACCTCGCGACGGGTATCCAAGAGGCCCACAGCCTGGGTAAGAAACTCTATGTGGTGAGCAACATTGCCCCCCACAACACTAAGCTCAAGACCTATATCAAGGATATGGAGCCTGTGGTGGCCATGCAGCCCGATGCGCTGATCATGTCAGACCCCGGTCTTATCATGATGGTGCGCGAAGCCTTCCCGGATCAGACGGTGCATTTGTCTGTTCAGGCCAATGCCATCAACTGGGCCTCGGTCAAGTTCTGGCAGCAACAAGGGATCAAGCGTGTGATCCTCTCTCGCGAGCTGTCGCTGGATGAGATCGAAGAGATACGTCAACGCTGCCCAGACATAGAGCTTGAGGTCTTCGTACACGGCGCCCTGTGTATGGCTTATTCAGGCCGCTGCCTGCTCTCTGGCTATATCAACAAGCGTGACCCTAACCAGGGTACCTGCACCAACGCCTGCCGCTGGAAGTACGACGCCCACGAGGCGGTGCAGACAGAGACCGGCGACATAGTGGCGGTTAACCCCGAGGTGCAGATGCACAACCCTACCCTAGGCGAAGGCGCGCCAAGCAGCGAGGTCGTCTTGCTACAAGAGGCGGGACGTCCGGGCGAATATATGCCAGCCTTCGAAGATGAGCATGGCACCTATATCATGAACTCCAAGGATCTACGCGCCATCCAGCACGTCGAGCGTCTGACCAAGATGGGTGTAGATTCGCTGAAAATCGAAGGCCGTACCAAGTCCTTCTACTATGTGGCCCGTACCGCACAGCTCTATCGCCAGGCGATCGAAGATGCCGCAGCCGGGCGCGAGTTTAACCCTGCGCTCATGTATCAGCTCGAAGGGCTGGCGCACCGTGGTTACACCGAGGGCTTCCTGCGTCGTCACGTGCACGACGAGTACCAGAACTATGACTACGGCTACTCTATCAGCGATACCCAGCAGTTTGTCGGCGAGTTTACCGGCAAGCGCAACGCCAAGGGGATGGCCGAGATCGACGTGAAGAACAAGTTCTCCGTCGGCGACAGCGTCGAACTGATGACGCCCCAGGGCAACATCAACCTGACCATAGAACACCTGGAAAACCGCAAGGGCGAGAGCGTCGAGGCGGGACTAGGTTCGGGTCACTTCGTCTATCTGCCGGTACCGGCCGAAGTCGAGGTCGAGCGTGCCATCCTGATGCGCAACCTGACGGGCGAGCAGAGCACACGTCAGCCACACCCTTAA
- a CDS encoding phosphatase PAP2 family protein: MMTPRASVTYLLPTLVAASLASPTAYGKSEILEGQSGTISEVGDVVQIALPAAGLIGALWIGDTEGAWQVTKGVAATAAITHTLKFGVERLRPDGTESNSFPSGHTSAAFSGAAFIHHRYGNAYGIPAYAAAAFVGGSRIWANRHYMDDVLAGGSIAVMTSLYFTDPYAQTDLVIAPSLGEDHIGLALSYTPGLAGNKGPRAEREKSHDWGQQDKPLNNSYTLMIGGFDTDTNYIRDKQETGFDLNGFSKESEPNTYASALVNWGTGKQQYLSFRFTPLEARDTSILNQDIGFNGKRYAAGSEVIAAYRSWNLSADYMFNLMPKSDWIVNVGAGISLIDQWIRLDDLEGGNLGEFNDFFIVPAAAAELGYRFTPAVKASLGYRITGLSDFDSSAFWGDVTYQINERWAASLFYGQLEQTSDTDEYYNDARFNFAGFAVTYSF, from the coding sequence ATGATGACTCCCCGCGCTTCCGTAACATATCTACTCCCTACCCTAGTGGCCGCTAGCCTGGCGTCGCCGACTGCCTACGGCAAGAGTGAGATCCTCGAAGGCCAGTCCGGTACGATTTCTGAAGTGGGGGATGTGGTGCAGATCGCCCTGCCCGCCGCGGGCCTAATCGGCGCCCTCTGGATAGGCGATACCGAAGGCGCCTGGCAGGTCACCAAGGGCGTTGCGGCAACGGCGGCCATCACACATACCCTGAAGTTTGGCGTCGAGCGCCTGAGACCCGACGGCACAGAGTCCAACTCCTTCCCCTCTGGGCATACCTCGGCGGCCTTCTCCGGCGCCGCCTTTATTCATCACAGATACGGTAACGCATACGGCATCCCGGCCTATGCGGCGGCGGCCTTCGTGGGCGGCAGTCGTATCTGGGCCAACCGCCACTACATGGACGATGTGCTTGCCGGCGGCTCCATCGCCGTGATGACCAGCCTCTATTTTACCGACCCCTATGCCCAGACAGATCTGGTGATCGCCCCAAGCCTGGGGGAAGATCATATTGGCCTAGCGCTGAGCTACACCCCAGGGCTAGCGGGTAACAAGGGCCCTCGGGCCGAGCGCGAAAAAAGCCATGATTGGGGCCAGCAAGACAAACCGCTCAATAACAGCTACACCCTGATGATCGGCGGCTTCGATACCGACACCAACTATATTCGCGACAAGCAGGAAACCGGCTTCGACCTTAACGGCTTCAGCAAAGAGAGTGAGCCCAACACCTACGCCTCGGCACTGGTCAACTGGGGGACGGGCAAGCAGCAATATCTCTCCTTCAGGTTCACCCCCTTGGAGGCCAGAGACACCAGCATACTCAACCAGGATATCGGCTTTAACGGCAAGCGCTACGCCGCCGGTAGCGAGGTTATCGCCGCCTATCGCAGCTGGAACCTCTCCGCCGACTATATGTTTAACCTGATGCCAAAGAGCGACTGGATAGTGAATGTCGGCGCCGGTATCAGCCTGATCGATCAATGGATCCGCCTCGATGACCTAGAGGGCGGAAACCTTGGGGAGTTTAACGACTTCTTCATCGTCCCCGCCGCCGCTGCGGAGCTGGGTTATCGCTTTACCCCGGCAGTAAAAGCCAGCCTGGGCTATCGCATTACCGGTCTCTCCGATTTTGACTCCAGCGCCTTCTGGGGCGATGTCACCTACCAGATCAACGAGCGCTGGGCAGCCTCACTCTTCTACGGTCAGCTAGAGCAGACCTCGGACACCGACGAATATTATAACGACGCCCGCTTTAACTTCGCAGGCTTTGCCGTCACCTATAGCTTCTAA
- a CDS encoding YfhL family 4Fe-4S dicluster ferredoxin: MALLIDDSCINCDMCEPECPNQAITMGEEIYEIDPNLCTECVGHYDKPTCVSVCPIDCIDPDPAHVESQDELLVKYHLITGKPID; the protein is encoded by the coding sequence ATGGCATTACTGATCGACGATAGCTGTATCAACTGTGACATGTGTGAACCTGAGTGTCCCAACCAGGCGATCACCATGGGGGAAGAGATCTATGAGATAGATCCTAACCTGTGCACCGAATGCGTCGGCCACTACGACAAGCCTACCTGCGTCTCCGTCTGTCCGATCGACTGTATCGACCCGGACCCTGCCCATGTGGAGTCCCAGGATGAACTCCTGGTCAAGTATCACCTGATCACCGGTAAGCCGATCGATTAA
- the ubiT gene encoding ubiquinone anaerobic biosynthesis accessory factor UbiT — translation MQRSVLANMAKHLLQYGPKVIAKPLNLVPFSIKAQLIERILNLLMAAQIKDGELDFLQARWVKISVTDLELSFEVSFDERLIVREGGEAEVSFSGCSQALLLIAAGKEDPDTLFFQRRLAIEGDTELGLEVKNLLLSIEFDTMPVFMRQSITQAAAMLTQLQRQANMPWA, via the coding sequence ATGCAGCGAAGTGTGTTGGCAAACATGGCCAAACATCTATTGCAATATGGGCCTAAAGTCATAGCTAAACCATTAAACTTAGTGCCTTTTTCAATTAAGGCTCAGCTTATCGAGCGTATTTTAAATCTGCTGATGGCGGCGCAGATCAAAGATGGCGAGCTGGATTTTTTGCAGGCTCGCTGGGTGAAGATTAGCGTGACCGATCTCGAGTTAAGCTTCGAGGTTAGCTTCGATGAGCGCCTCATCGTCCGTGAAGGCGGCGAGGCCGAGGTGAGCTTTAGCGGCTGTAGTCAGGCGCTGCTTCTGATCGCCGCCGGTAAGGAAGACCCAGATACCCTGTTTTTCCAGCGTCGTCTGGCGATTGAGGGAGATACAGAGTTGGGGCTAGAGGTAAAAAATCTGCTGCTCAGCATAGAGTTTGACACCATGCCGGTATTTATGCGCCAGAGCATCACTCAGGCCGCCGCCATGCTGACCCAACTGCAGCGCCAAGCGAACATGCCTTGGGCCTAA